In the Leptospira sp. WS4.C2 genome, one interval contains:
- a CDS encoding DUF1318 domain-containing protein, translated as MKRIIFLFLLFGCKSIVDLKVPPITITNAQTAAEKQMVGEDRELEKEGWMISSIQSSSNGQSNREKLATEDADPEIRAHRIRLNYLMPELKKYKIHGIVGETPIGFLKLNPLASGLPIYTQYEIPAKRKRVDDLILFVNESRKIIWEKEVSNQKKKGKKEEDFIKYKQSLVDEYYKSVSAGEYFETTAGRWEKFQ; from the coding sequence ATGAAACGTATAATATTTTTATTTCTATTGTTCGGATGTAAATCCATTGTTGATCTAAAGGTTCCACCTATTACAATTACTAATGCTCAAACAGCCGCTGAAAAACAAATGGTCGGAGAGGACAGAGAGTTAGAAAAAGAGGGTTGGATGATATCTTCGATTCAATCTTCATCAAATGGCCAGTCGAATCGCGAAAAGTTAGCTACAGAGGATGCAGATCCTGAAATTCGTGCGCATAGGATTCGGTTGAATTATTTGATGCCAGAATTAAAAAAATACAAAATACACGGAATTGTCGGCGAAACTCCCATTGGTTTTTTAAAACTAAATCCATTGGCTTCGGGATTACCTATTTACACACAATATGAAATACCCGCTAAACGAAAACGTGTAGATGATTTGATTCTCTTTGTAAATGAGTCCAGAAAAATCATTTGGGAAAAAGAGGTTTCGAACCAAAAGAAAAAAGGTAAAAAAGAAGAAGATTTTATTAAATATAAGCAATCGTTAGTTGATGAATATTACAAGTCTGTATCGGCAGGAGAATACTTTGAAACTACAGCGGGTAGATGGGAGAAATTCCAATGA